A part of Larkinella insperata genomic DNA contains:
- the rseP gene encoding RIP metalloprotease RseP — protein sequence MEIAIMAGQLILGLSILVGLHELGHLLAAKAFGMRVEQYFIGFPPKIWSIKRGETEYGLGAIPLGGFVKITGMIDESLDTKSLQSEPQPWEFRSKPAWQRLIVMLGGIIINIITGIVIFVILTYKNGETYLAARDAEYGIVAYDLAKGIGLKTGDKIVKINGRDFEDFSDIRSSEVFLGSDSYYTVERKGTDGKVQQIDIDIPNDFLDKLSDKKNAGQFLEAAQPFRVGELVPGMPAEKSGLKKGDVITAVNGQPTRFYHEFQGVVKANVNKPITLTVSRPGVSQPVTLKTTVTDKGQIGFGAETLLKKTHIDYTFGQALVKGTGQAFGVFYDTIKGFGKIFQGNVSASNALSGPIGIAQNLFGGIWEWNRFWFVTGLLSMSLAFFNVLPIPALDGGHSTLLLYEIVSGRKPSDRFLEGAQRVGMVILLGLMAFAIFNDVFKAVF from the coding sequence ATGGAAATAGCAATCATGGCGGGACAGCTCATTCTGGGCCTGTCAATTTTAGTGGGTTTGCACGAGTTGGGGCACTTGCTGGCTGCCAAGGCGTTCGGGATGCGGGTAGAGCAGTATTTTATTGGCTTTCCGCCAAAAATCTGGAGCATCAAACGCGGTGAAACGGAATACGGTTTGGGTGCTATTCCCCTGGGCGGTTTCGTCAAAATTACCGGTATGATTGATGAATCGCTCGATACGAAATCTCTGCAAAGTGAACCGCAACCCTGGGAATTTCGCTCGAAACCCGCCTGGCAACGGCTGATTGTGATGCTGGGGGGTATTATTATCAACATCATCACCGGGATTGTTATTTTCGTAATCCTGACTTACAAAAACGGCGAAACGTACCTGGCGGCCCGCGATGCTGAATACGGTATTGTAGCCTACGATCTGGCCAAGGGAATCGGCCTGAAAACAGGTGATAAGATTGTTAAAATCAACGGAAGAGACTTTGAAGATTTCAGCGATATCCGTAGTTCGGAGGTTTTTCTGGGTTCTGATAGTTATTACACCGTGGAACGGAAAGGCACCGACGGTAAAGTTCAGCAGATCGACATCGACATTCCAAACGATTTTCTGGACAAATTATCGGATAAAAAGAACGCCGGGCAGTTTCTGGAAGCTGCACAACCCTTCCGGGTTGGTGAACTCGTGCCGGGAATGCCCGCTGAAAAATCCGGCTTGAAAAAAGGCGATGTCATCACCGCCGTTAACGGTCAGCCAACTCGTTTTTACCATGAGTTTCAGGGCGTCGTCAAAGCCAACGTTAACAAACCGATTACGCTGACGGTCAGCCGCCCGGGTGTTTCCCAGCCGGTTACGCTTAAAACAACCGTTACGGACAAAGGACAGATTGGTTTCGGGGCGGAGACGCTGCTGAAGAAAACGCATATCGATTACACCTTCGGCCAGGCGCTGGTCAAAGGAACAGGACAAGCTTTTGGCGTTTTCTACGATACCATCAAAGGCTTTGGTAAGATTTTCCAGGGCAATGTATCGGCTTCCAACGCCCTGAGCGGCCCGATTGGAATTGCCCAGAATCTGTTTGGCGGCATCTGGGAGTGGAACCGCTTCTGGTTTGTAACGGGTCTGTTGTCCATGTCGCTCGCGTTCTTCAACGTCCTGCCCATTCCGGCGCTGGACGGCGGACACTCAACGCTTCTGCTCTACGAAATTGTCTCGGGCCGGAAACCGTCTGACCGTTTTCTGGAAGGTGCACAACGGGTTGGAATGGTGATTCTACTCGGATTGATGGCGTTTGCAATCTTTAATGATGTCTTTAAAGCGGTATTTTAA
- a CDS encoding rod shape-determining protein, producing the protein MALFNFLSSDIAIDLGTANTLIIHKDRIVVDEPSIIAMDKVNGRVLAIGHKAMQMHEKTNENIKTIRPLKDGVIADFTAAELMIRGLIKMIDTGSRLFSPSHRMVICIPSGITEVEKRAVKDSAEHAGAKEVYMVHEPIAAAIGIGIDITQPNGTMIVDIGGGTTEIAVIALSGIVCEQSIRIAGDVFTRDIVDYMRREHNLLIGERSAEQIKMEVGSALPELDAPPADYEIRGRDLMTGIPKEIKVTYSEIAYALDKSISKIEEAVMKALEISPPELSADIYTNGIHLTGGGALLHGLDKRIGAKTKLPIHVADDPLKAVVKGTGEVIKNLDMYKSVLIS; encoded by the coding sequence ATGGCACTATTTAACTTTCTCTCCAGCGATATTGCAATTGACCTCGGTACAGCTAATACGCTAATTATTCACAAGGATCGGATTGTGGTGGATGAGCCTTCGATCATCGCAATGGACAAGGTCAATGGACGGGTCCTGGCGATTGGTCACAAGGCGATGCAGATGCATGAAAAGACAAACGAGAACATCAAGACCATCCGCCCGCTGAAAGACGGTGTTATCGCCGACTTTACCGCTGCGGAATTGATGATTCGCGGATTGATCAAAATGATTGATACGGGCAGCCGGTTATTCTCGCCTTCTCACCGAATGGTTATTTGTATTCCGTCGGGGATTACGGAGGTAGAAAAGCGGGCCGTTAAGGATTCCGCCGAACACGCCGGAGCCAAAGAAGTATACATGGTACACGAGCCAATTGCTGCGGCCATCGGTATCGGAATCGATATTACGCAACCGAACGGAACGATGATCGTTGACATCGGGGGCGGAACCACGGAAATTGCCGTAATTGCTCTTTCGGGAATTGTCTGCGAACAGTCGATCCGGATTGCCGGTGACGTGTTTACGCGCGACATCGTGGATTACATGCGCCGGGAACACAACCTGCTGATCGGGGAGCGTTCGGCCGAGCAGATTAAAATGGAGGTTGGTTCGGCCCTGCCCGAACTGGATGCCCCCCCGGCCGACTACGAAATCCGTGGCCGCGACCTGATGACCGGTATTCCGAAGGAAATCAAGGTAACCTACAGCGAAATCGCCTACGCGCTCGATAAATCCATTTCGAAAATTGAAGAAGCCGTCATGAAAGCGCTGGAAATTTCCCCGCCGGAGCTGTCGGCTGACATCTATACCAACGGTATTCACCTGACGGGTGGGGGAGCGCTGCTGCACGGTCTCGACAAACGGATTGGCGCCAAAACCAAGCTGCCCATCCACGTGGCCGACGATCCGCTGAAAGCCGTTGTGAAAGGCACCGGCGAGGTGATCAAAAACCTCGACATGTACAAATCCGTCTTAATCAGTTAA
- the nuoK gene encoding NADH-quinone oxidoreductase subunit NuoK, with translation MQPTQVPLQVPEVIQLIDLKYYLIISTALFVIGIIGVLTRRNAIIIFMSIELMLNAVNLLLVAFSSYRADPTGQVFVFFIMAVAAAEVAVGLAIIVMIYRNTRSIDVGLLNKLKW, from the coding sequence ATGCAGCCAACCCAAGTGCCGCTTCAAGTTCCCGAAGTCATCCAACTGATCGACTTGAAATATTACCTCATCATCAGCACGGCGCTGTTCGTAATCGGCATCATTGGCGTCCTGACCCGGCGCAACGCCATCATCATTTTCATGTCGATTGAATTGATGCTCAACGCCGTAAACCTGTTACTCGTTGCTTTCTCATCCTACCGGGCCGATCCTACCGGGCAGGTTTTCGTCTTTTTCATCATGGCAGTGGCCGCTGCGGAAGTCGCCGTCGGGCTGGCCATCATTGTGATGATTTACCGCAACACCCGTTCGATTGACGTCGGATTGCTCAACAAACTGAAGTGGTAA
- the mreC gene encoding rod shape-determining protein MreC yields MFELIQFIIKSRNIILFVLLEVLSFYFIINNNNYWSIRYFNTSNYYVAKVLDWSNKAKEYAQLRQVNNDLAEENRRLNTLVTQLQQSKPNAPTSYKTDSIFATRFKYIVARVINNTTQHPNNYITLDKGTADGLQPGMGVISPTGVVGKVKTCSEHLSIVTSILHSNYMISSKLVKAGVIGSAKWDGINPTRMKMMDISRNTKMYRGDSVVTSEFNSTFPSGILVGRVIGVRETPSQTFHDVTLSIGTDFSNLSFVYVVENKLQGEQEKLEQTTEPDRK; encoded by the coding sequence ATGTTTGAGTTAATCCAGTTCATCATCAAAAGCCGGAACATTATCTTGTTTGTTCTGCTGGAGGTGCTGAGTTTTTATTTCATCATCAACAACAATAACTACTGGAGCATACGGTATTTCAACACGTCGAATTACTACGTAGCGAAGGTGCTGGACTGGTCGAACAAGGCGAAGGAGTACGCCCAGTTGCGCCAGGTAAACAACGATCTGGCCGAGGAAAACCGGCGGCTCAATACGCTCGTTACCCAGCTTCAGCAATCGAAGCCAAACGCGCCGACCAGCTACAAAACCGACTCCATCTTTGCAACCCGGTTTAAGTACATCGTCGCGCGGGTGATCAACAACACGACGCAGCACCCCAACAATTATATTACGCTGGACAAAGGAACGGCCGACGGACTTCAACCCGGCATGGGCGTGATTTCGCCGACGGGTGTGGTGGGCAAGGTTAAAACCTGTTCTGAACACCTCTCCATCGTGACGTCCATCCTGCACTCCAATTACATGATTTCGTCGAAACTCGTGAAAGCGGGGGTCATCGGGTCGGCCAAATGGGACGGTATTAATCCCACCCGGATGAAAATGATGGACATCTCGCGCAACACAAAAATGTACCGGGGCGATTCGGTTGTTACGTCGGAGTTCAACTCGACATTTCCGTCGGGAATCCTGGTAGGCCGCGTTATCGGTGTCCGGGAAACACCGTCTCAAACGTTTCACGATGTAACACTTTCAATCGGAACGGATTTCAGCAACCTGTCTTTTGTCTACGTCGTCGAGAATAAACTACAGGGCGAACAGGAAAAACTCGAACAGACGACCGAACCGGATCGAAAATAA
- a CDS encoding 3'-5' exonuclease: MTHSLFLKKPLAFFDLETTGVDPMKDRIVEISIAKALPNGDVVVKTQRINPTVPIPIETSLIHGIYEEDIRDQPTFKTVARNLAQFLDGCDLAGYNCNRFDIPLLVEEFLRANVDFDLKNRRLIDVQRIFHMMEPRTLKAAYKFYCGKELINAHSAEADTLATFEVLESMLVRYDGAIATDEKGNEVIIGNDVDVLNKLMLNNNVDLRGHMVYNKEGKEVVNFGKHKGTLVVDVLQKEPSFYDWILKSDFPLDTKRKLTEIKLRMFNKR; the protein is encoded by the coding sequence ATGACGCATTCGCTTTTTCTTAAAAAACCGCTGGCTTTTTTCGATCTGGAAACAACGGGTGTCGATCCCATGAAAGATCGAATCGTTGAAATCAGTATCGCCAAGGCGTTGCCCAACGGCGACGTGGTGGTCAAAACCCAGCGTATCAATCCTACCGTCCCAATTCCAATTGAAACCAGCTTGATCCACGGTATTTACGAGGAGGATATCAGGGATCAACCTACGTTCAAAACCGTGGCCCGGAATCTGGCGCAGTTTTTAGACGGCTGCGACCTGGCGGGTTACAACTGCAACCGGTTTGACATTCCGCTGCTGGTGGAAGAATTTTTACGGGCCAATGTCGATTTTGATCTTAAAAACCGGCGGCTGATTGATGTGCAGCGGATTTTTCACATGATGGAGCCGCGCACGCTGAAAGCCGCCTATAAATTTTACTGCGGGAAAGAGCTGATCAACGCCCACAGCGCCGAAGCCGATACCCTGGCGACGTTTGAAGTGCTGGAATCGATGCTGGTTCGCTACGACGGCGCCATCGCCACCGACGAAAAAGGAAACGAAGTTATTATTGGCAACGACGTTGATGTGCTCAACAAGCTGATGCTGAACAATAACGTCGATCTGCGGGGGCACATGGTGTACAACAAAGAGGGCAAAGAAGTGGTCAACTTTGGAAAGCACAAGGGCACGCTGGTGGTCGACGTTTTGCAAAAGGAGCCTTCGTTTTACGACTGGATTCTGAAGAGTGATTTTCCGCTCGACACCAAACGGAAGCTGACGGAGATCAAACTCCGGATGTTCAACAAACGGTGA
- a CDS encoding GH3 auxin-responsive promoter family protein, producing the protein MGIRSVLSKPLAQFVVQRQQEWMHRPGETQQRWFRALLDGAQHTAFGRDHRFKDVRSYADFRQAVPIHDYEGLKPYIERIREGESDVLWKGKPVYFAKTSGTTSGTKYIPITKESIPNHINSARDALLNYIHETGKASFLDKKLIFLSGSPELVVKNGINVGRLSGISNHHVPAYLRTNQLPSYETNVIEDWETKLEKIIDETIAQPMSLISGIPPWVQMYFDRIQARTGKKIKDVFPDFSLFVYGGVNFEPYRAKLYESIGRKIDSIETYPASEGFIAFQDTQTEEGLLMMLNSGIFFEFIPAEDYFSSNPRRLTIDQVELGKNYAVVINNNAGLWGYSLGDTVKFVSNDPYRLLVTGRIKHFISAFGEHVIGEEVEKALQYAMEQHPETEVVEFTVAPMVSPAEGLPYHEWFIEFATPPNNPEAFACDIDQRLTKLNTYYDDLISGSILRPLKLTTLPRETFRNYMKAQGKLGGQNKVPRLANDRVIGEGLLQTMQTV; encoded by the coding sequence ATGGGAATCCGATCAGTTTTGAGCAAACCGCTGGCTCAATTTGTCGTACAGCGGCAGCAGGAATGGATGCACCGGCCCGGCGAGACGCAGCAACGGTGGTTCCGGGCGCTGCTCGATGGCGCTCAACATACCGCCTTTGGCCGCGATCATCGGTTTAAGGACGTTCGTTCGTATGCCGACTTTCGGCAGGCCGTCCCGATCCACGATTACGAAGGACTCAAACCGTACATTGAACGAATCCGGGAGGGCGAATCGGATGTGCTCTGGAAAGGCAAACCCGTTTATTTCGCCAAAACGTCCGGTACCACGTCCGGCACGAAGTATATTCCCATCACGAAAGAGTCGATTCCCAACCACATCAACTCGGCCCGCGACGCCCTGCTCAACTACATCCACGAGACGGGCAAGGCAAGCTTTCTGGACAAAAAACTGATCTTTTTATCGGGAAGCCCCGAGCTGGTTGTCAAAAACGGCATCAACGTCGGACGGCTTTCGGGGATCTCGAACCACCACGTGCCGGCTTACCTGCGGACCAACCAGTTGCCCTCCTACGAAACCAACGTCATTGAGGACTGGGAGACCAAACTGGAAAAGATCATCGACGAAACGATCGCGCAGCCCATGTCGCTGATCTCGGGCATACCGCCCTGGGTGCAGATGTACTTTGACCGGATTCAGGCCCGAACCGGCAAGAAAATCAAGGATGTTTTTCCGGACTTTTCGCTGTTTGTGTACGGCGGTGTCAACTTCGAACCCTACCGGGCCAAATTGTACGAATCCATTGGTAGGAAAATAGACAGCATCGAAACGTACCCGGCTTCGGAGGGATTCATTGCCTTTCAGGATACGCAGACGGAAGAAGGGCTGCTGATGATGCTCAACAGCGGTATTTTCTTTGAATTTATACCGGCCGAAGACTATTTTTCCAGCAACCCGCGCCGGTTGACCATCGATCAGGTCGAATTGGGCAAAAATTACGCGGTGGTGATCAACAACAACGCCGGGTTGTGGGGCTACTCGCTGGGCGATACCGTCAAGTTTGTGTCCAACGACCCTTACCGGCTGCTTGTGACGGGGCGGATCAAGCACTTCATTTCGGCCTTTGGCGAACACGTCATCGGCGAAGAAGTGGAAAAAGCGCTGCAGTACGCCATGGAACAGCACCCGGAAACCGAAGTGGTGGAATTTACGGTCGCGCCGATGGTGTCGCCCGCCGAAGGCTTGCCCTACCACGAGTGGTTCATCGAATTTGCCACCCCCCCGAACAATCCGGAGGCTTTCGCCTGCGATATCGACCAGCGGCTCACGAAGTTGAACACCTACTACGACGATCTGATTTCGGGCAGTATCCTGCGGCCACTTAAACTGACGACTTTACCCCGCGAAACGTTCCGGAACTACATGAAAGCGCAGGGCAAGCTGGGCGGTCAAAACAAGGTGCCCCGGCTGGCGAACGACCGGGTAATTGGGGAAGGATTACTGCAAACCATGCAAACGGTATAA
- a CDS encoding 1-deoxy-D-xylulose-5-phosphate reductoisomerase yields the protein MTSPQKRHIAILGSTGSIGTQAIDVVRAHPDAFEVEVLVANTNADLLIEQAALVRPNVVVICNEDRYDQVFAALDPLGIKVYAGAKAVASVVQMDSIDIVLTAMVGYAGLLPTIKAIEAGKHIALANKETLVVAGELITKLAQEKGVSILPVDSEHSAIFQCLAGEFHNPIEKIILTASGGPFRGKSREFLKTVTKAQALKHPNWSMGAKITIDSATLMNKGLEVIEAKWLFGLEPKQIEVIVHPQSIIHSLVQFRDGSLKAQMGLPDMRLPIQYALAYPNRLSSDFPRFDFVNYPSLTFEQADRETFRNLQLAFDALERGGNVPCIVNAANEVAVAAFLHDEIGFLEISEIIEEGMQKVSYIAHPTYEDYVQTDEETRRIATARIKSLV from the coding sequence ATGACCAGTCCCCAAAAACGCCATATCGCCATCCTCGGCTCGACGGGTTCTATCGGCACGCAGGCCATCGACGTGGTCCGGGCGCACCCGGATGCTTTTGAAGTCGAGGTCTTGGTAGCCAATACCAACGCCGACTTGCTGATTGAACAGGCTGCCCTGGTTCGCCCCAACGTGGTGGTGATCTGCAACGAAGACCGGTACGACCAGGTATTTGCCGCCCTCGATCCGCTGGGAATCAAGGTGTACGCGGGCGCCAAAGCCGTAGCCTCGGTTGTGCAGATGGACAGCATTGACATCGTGCTGACGGCGATGGTGGGTTACGCCGGTTTGCTGCCGACCATCAAAGCGATCGAGGCCGGAAAGCACATTGCACTCGCCAACAAAGAAACCCTGGTGGTGGCCGGTGAGCTGATTACCAAGTTGGCTCAGGAAAAAGGCGTCAGCATTTTACCGGTCGATTCGGAGCATTCGGCCATTTTTCAGTGCCTGGCGGGTGAATTTCACAATCCCATCGAAAAGATTATCCTGACGGCATCCGGCGGTCCGTTTCGGGGGAAGTCGCGGGAGTTTCTGAAAACCGTTACGAAAGCCCAGGCGCTGAAGCATCCCAATTGGTCAATGGGCGCTAAAATCACCATCGACTCCGCCACCCTGATGAACAAAGGCCTGGAAGTGATCGAAGCCAAATGGTTGTTTGGACTGGAACCCAAGCAAATTGAGGTGATCGTGCACCCGCAGAGCATCATTCATTCGCTGGTGCAGTTCCGGGATGGCAGCCTAAAAGCGCAGATGGGTTTGCCCGACATGAGGCTGCCAATTCAGTACGCGCTGGCCTACCCCAACCGGTTATCGTCGGATTTTCCCCGGTTCGACTTCGTAAATTATCCGTCCCTCACATTCGAACAGGCTGATCGTGAAACATTTCGTAACTTGCAACTCGCTTTTGACGCGCTCGAGCGGGGCGGAAATGTCCCCTGCATCGTCAACGCGGCCAACGAAGTAGCGGTTGCTGCTTTCCTGCACGACGAAATCGGGTTTCTGGAAATTTCTGAAATCATCGAAGAAGGCATGCAGAAAGTTTCGTACATCGCGCACCCGACGTACGAGGATTATGTACAGACGGACGAAGAAACCCGGCGCATCGCCACAGCACGAATTAAAAGTCTGGTTTAA
- the nuoL gene encoding NADH-quinone oxidoreductase subunit L, with amino-acid sequence MQTDLLILLIPLLPLIGFIINGVGFRKVPNGLVGIIATAGPLAAFACVLLLFTSFTAPIHTVLFDWITIGHFNIPFAFQIDQLSLIMLLIVTGVGSLIHIYSIGYMHHDEGYGKFMAFLNLFLFFMLLLVMGSNYVIMFIGWEGVGLCSYLLIGFWNTNTSYNNAARKAFVMNRIGDLGFLLGIFMIMGAFGSVEYREVFEQAAGFPISDPTVVAITLLLFVGAMGKSAQIPLYTWLPDAMAGPTPVSALIHAATMVTAGIYMVVRSNVLYTLSPITLEIIGGIAIATALLAASIGLLQNDIKKVLAYSTVSQLGYMFLGLSVMGYTSGMFHVMTHAFFKALLFLGAGSVIHAMSDEQDIRKMGGLRKYLPVTYWTFLIATIAISGIPPFAGFFSKDEILMHVYEHNKILWVLGVIGSAMTSFYMFRLLFLTFFGRFRGSEHTREHLHESPATMTVPLLVLAVLSVIGGFFNVPEALGGSAKLAQFLNPIFDLSRKVSPHSFGETLLTHSEEYMLMGISSGVAILALVAAYVMYIQRVNLPEADTVERPTLQKVLYNKYYIDEFYDAVIVKPIRGLSDAFYSFGEFIIDGVVALTAWVVKETSGQLRKLQTGSIGFYVFAMAVSIAVILWFRFFIRF; translated from the coding sequence ATGCAGACGGATTTACTGATACTCTTGATTCCGCTGTTGCCCTTAATCGGATTCATCATTAATGGAGTTGGATTTCGGAAAGTACCCAACGGACTGGTCGGAATCATTGCTACCGCAGGCCCTCTAGCCGCTTTTGCCTGTGTGCTGCTCCTCTTCACTAGTTTCACAGCCCCTATCCATACGGTTTTATTTGACTGGATCACCATCGGGCACTTCAACATTCCGTTTGCCTTTCAAATCGATCAGCTTTCCCTGATTATGCTGCTGATTGTAACGGGTGTTGGCTCACTGATCCACATTTATTCCATCGGGTACATGCACCACGATGAAGGGTACGGCAAGTTTATGGCCTTCCTGAACCTGTTCCTGTTCTTCATGCTGCTGCTGGTGATGGGCTCAAACTACGTCATCATGTTCATCGGTTGGGAAGGAGTGGGGCTCTGCTCGTACCTGCTGATCGGCTTCTGGAATACCAATACCAGTTACAACAACGCAGCCCGGAAAGCGTTTGTCATGAACCGCATCGGTGACCTGGGTTTTCTGCTCGGTATTTTCATGATTATGGGTGCGTTTGGTTCGGTCGAATACCGTGAAGTGTTCGAGCAGGCTGCGGGTTTCCCAATCAGCGACCCCACGGTGGTGGCCATCACGCTGCTGCTGTTCGTGGGAGCCATGGGAAAATCGGCACAGATTCCGCTCTATACCTGGCTGCCCGATGCAATGGCCGGTCCAACTCCGGTTTCAGCCCTGATTCACGCAGCAACGATGGTGACGGCCGGGATTTATATGGTTGTTCGCTCCAACGTGCTCTATACCTTGTCGCCCATTACCCTGGAAATTATCGGTGGTATTGCCATTGCAACGGCCTTGCTGGCGGCTTCCATTGGTCTGCTGCAAAACGACATTAAGAAAGTACTGGCTTATTCAACCGTGAGCCAGCTGGGTTATATGTTTCTGGGACTGAGCGTGATGGGGTATACCTCGGGTATGTTCCACGTCATGACCCACGCGTTCTTTAAAGCCCTGCTGTTCCTCGGTGCCGGTAGCGTCATCCACGCCATGTCCGACGAGCAGGATATCCGGAAAATGGGCGGATTGCGGAAATACCTGCCCGTTACGTACTGGACTTTCCTGATTGCTACCATCGCTATTTCCGGAATTCCGCCGTTCGCGGGCTTCTTCTCGAAAGATGAGATTTTGATGCACGTTTACGAGCACAACAAAATCCTCTGGGTGCTGGGGGTTATCGGCTCAGCCATGACTTCCTTCTACATGTTCCGTCTGCTGTTCCTGACGTTCTTCGGACGGTTCCGCGGCTCAGAACACACCCGCGAGCACCTGCACGAATCCCCCGCCACCATGACCGTGCCGTTGCTGGTGCTGGCCGTGTTGTCGGTTATCGGTGGTTTCTTCAACGTTCCCGAGGCCCTGGGGGGCAGCGCTAAACTGGCTCAATTCCTAAACCCGATTTTTGACTTGTCGCGTAAAGTAAGTCCGCACTCGTTTGGCGAAACGCTGCTGACCCACAGCGAGGAATATATGCTGATGGGCATTTCGTCGGGTGTCGCCATTCTGGCGCTGGTTGCCGCGTATGTGATGTACATTCAGCGCGTTAACCTGCCCGAAGCGGATACCGTTGAGCGCCCGACCCTGCAAAAGGTGCTGTACAACAAATACTACATCGACGAATTCTACGATGCCGTTATCGTGAAGCCCATCCGCGGTTTATCGGATGCGTTCTATAGCTTCGGCGAATTCATCATCGACGGTGTTGTTGCCCTGACGGCCTGGGTTGTCAAAGAAACCTCCGGGCAACTGCGGAAATTACAAACTGGTTCCATCGGTTTCTACGTGTTCGCAATGGCGGTGAGTATTGCCGTCATCCTGTGGTTTCGATTTTTTATACGGTTTTAG
- the glpK gene encoding glycerol kinase GlpK: MPSYIAAIDQGTTSTRCIVFDRQGTIVSIGQKEHSQIYPQPGWVEHDPEEIWRNTQEVIALARIKGQLQASDIAAVGITNQRETTVVWNRKTGKPYYNALVWQDTRTGDLVAKFAGDSGQDRFRAVTGLPLATYFSSLKIKWILDNVPNVREDAERGLALFGNMDTFLIWHLTGGTYNGLHITDVTNASRTQLMNLQTLDWDDALLQAFDIPRAMLPQIRSSSEVYGNVVSEVLPGIPIAGILGDQQAALVGQTCFEPGQAKNTYGTGCFLLMNTGSELRHSTYGLLTTVAYRFGQQPVQYALEGSVAITGALVQWLRDNLGLISNSAEVDSLARTVPDNGGAYFVPAFSGLYAPYWKADARGVIAGLTRFVNKGHLARAVLEATAYQTLDVVQAMEKDAGIELSSLRVDGGMTVNELLMQFQADMLGVPVIRPTMTETTALGAAYAAGLAVGYWSNFDDLRQNWGIDRTFEPEMAETDQKRLYQGWQKAVERSFGWENQ; this comes from the coding sequence ATGCCCTCCTACATTGCCGCTATTGATCAAGGCACTACCAGTACCCGCTGTATTGTCTTTGATCGTCAGGGAACGATTGTTTCCATCGGACAGAAAGAACACTCTCAAATTTATCCGCAACCCGGCTGGGTGGAGCACGATCCGGAAGAAATCTGGCGTAATACGCAGGAGGTCATCGCGCTGGCCCGCATCAAGGGCCAACTTCAGGCCAGCGATATCGCGGCCGTCGGCATCACCAACCAGCGCGAAACCACCGTGGTCTGGAACCGCAAAACCGGCAAACCGTATTATAACGCCCTCGTCTGGCAGGATACCCGGACGGGCGATCTGGTGGCGAAATTTGCCGGTGACTCCGGGCAGGACCGCTTCCGGGCGGTTACCGGGCTGCCGCTGGCAACGTATTTCAGTAGCCTAAAAATTAAGTGGATCCTGGATAACGTTCCGAACGTGCGGGAAGACGCCGAGCGGGGACTGGCCTTGTTTGGCAACATGGATACGTTCCTGATCTGGCACCTGACGGGCGGAACCTACAACGGTTTACACATTACCGACGTTACCAACGCCAGCCGTACGCAGTTGATGAACCTCCAGACGCTCGACTGGGACGATGCACTGCTGCAAGCTTTTGATATTCCAAGAGCCATGCTGCCACAGATCCGGTCCAGCAGCGAAGTGTACGGCAACGTAGTTTCGGAAGTACTGCCGGGCATTCCCATTGCCGGAATTCTGGGCGACCAGCAGGCGGCCCTGGTGGGGCAAACGTGCTTTGAACCGGGGCAGGCCAAAAACACCTACGGAACCGGCTGCTTCCTGCTCATGAATACCGGCTCCGAGCTTCGCCATTCCACTTATGGTTTGCTGACGACGGTGGCGTACCGCTTCGGCCAGCAGCCCGTTCAGTATGCGCTGGAAGGCAGCGTTGCCATTACCGGTGCGCTGGTGCAGTGGCTGCGCGATAACCTCGGTCTGATCTCGAACAGTGCCGAGGTGGATTCGCTGGCCCGCACCGTCCCCGACAACGGTGGAGCGTATTTTGTCCCGGCCTTTTCGGGGCTGTATGCGCCGTACTGGAAGGCGGATGCACGCGGGGTCATTGCCGGTCTGACCCGGTTTGTGAACAAGGGGCATTTGGCCCGGGCGGTTCTGGAAGCGACGGCGTACCAGACGCTGGATGTGGTGCAGGCGATGGAGAAAGACGCTGGCATTGAGCTCAGTTCGTTGCGCGTTGATGGCGGGATGACGGTTAACGAATTGCTCATGCAGTTTCAGGCGGATATGCTGGGCGTACCGGTTATCCGGCCAACCATGACCGAAACGACGGCGTTGGGAGCGGCCTATGCGGCTGGACTGGCGGTTGGCTACTGGAGTAATTTTGATGACTTGCGCCAGAATTGGGGAATCGACCGGACGTTTGAGCCGGAAATGGCCGAAACCGATCAGAAACGCTTGTATCAGGGTTGGCAAAAAGCCGTTGAACGGTCGTTTGGATGGGAAAATCAATAG